CAGGCCGCTGTTGTACGAGTTGGTGAACAGCTTCTCGATCCACGCATCGCTCGGGGCGCCCATGTTGGCGCAGACGGCGATGTAGGCCGCGTCGCGCTCGCGGGCGCCCTGGTTGCCGCCCGACAGTCGGTTGTTCACCCAGTCCCACCCGAAGAGCTGGATCAGGTAGGTGTCAATCAGGGTCTTCACATCGGCGGGCGTCTTGATTGCGGGGTCCTTGGCCTGCAGGAACTTGACCAGGGCGGTGTCGCGGTCAAGATAGTCGAAGATGGCGTCATAGCACTGGGCGGCCGGGACGGTCAGCCCGGTGCGCTCCCAGTTGCCGTCCACCAGCAGCCGCCCCGGCCGCAGGTAGCCGGTCTGTACCTGCTGCCAGGTCATGTCCATGCCGGGGTACACGTACGCCAAGCGCGCCAGCAGCAACCCGGCCTTGTGGGCAGCCTGCTCGTCCCCGAGCAGCAGGTAGCGCTCGCCCAGGCGCTTCATCTCGCCCCCGGTGGACAGCCACATGGTGTGGTGGTTGTGCAAGCCCACCCAGCCGGCGATCTGCTTGCGGTCGCGGTTGCCGGTCGGGTCGTAGCCCCAGCCGTCATCGGGCGTGTCGCCGCTGGTGAAGTCGTCCTTCGTGATGTCATTGCTGGGGAAGGCTTTGCCGCACAGCGGGCACTTGGCCTTGTAGGTCCCGCGCGTGACGTGCTGCCAGGGGTAGAAGGCGCTCTTCTCGTAGATCTTCTCGCCGCACGCGGGGCAGGGCCAGGTGCTGTAGCACTGGCGGGGCATGTTCCAGGAGGGGAGGAAGCCGAAGACCTGGTCATCGGTCATGTTCTCAAAGAACGAAGCGCCCTTGAGGGCCTCACCCAGTTGGGGGTACTGCTGCAGGTTCTGCCGGGCGATCTTCACCCGCTCGGACGTGTAGAACGACCGCCCCTGCTTGCGGGCCGACCGATCGAGCTGCGGTGTGTCCTTGACCTTGTCCTCGATGTCCTCGCGGTAGGAGAACACACGCAGGGGGACGGTGAGCTGCTTGCCGTCGCCGGTTGCCAGCAGGATGCTGCCCGCCGTGATCCCCCGGTCGGAGCGGAAGTACAGCCGCGTGAAAGGCCGGTTGGGGCCGGGCTTGGTCTGGTCCAGCAGCTTGACGCCCTCGGGGCAGGTCGCCTGGATCGGCGCGCCGGGCGGCTGGTTGAGCTGCACGAAGAATACCTGCTCCATCACGGGCACGGCCGCGGGCCCGATGAACGGCTCGGGCTGGAGGTGATACGGATCGGGCTTCTGGGCGAGGGCGGGAGCCATCAGGGCGATGGTCAGTCCGCCCAGGAGAGCGGCACAGGGCAACAGACGATCCACAGAGACACCTCCCGGGACGATCCGTGGGCTGCCGCCCACGGCTACATACGCGGGCCCCTGTGGGGCCGACGACATACGAACCGGCCCGCCCGCCTCGAGGGGGCCGACGGCACGCGGCCGGGGCCGTCCGCGCCGCAGGCGCCGACGTGTGTAGCCACGGGCGGGAGCCCGCGGGGGACACCGGCACCCCTCCTCACCTCTCTATCCGGCCGCCCCCCCCGAAGGGGCCGGCGAACCGTTCGCCGCAAACCACTCCCCCACCGCCAGGAACCGCTCCAGCGGCGTCGGCAGCCCATCGGCACCCAGCCCCAGCAGCAGCTTGGCCTTTCGCAGGCGCGGCGTGTACAGCGCGTCGAGCGCCCGGTGCATCTGCTCGGCCGTCACCTCAGACGCCTGGAAGATGCTACCATCGAAGACCCCGCCCATCAGGATGAAGTCCTCGCCGCACACATCCAGCGCCTGCTCAAGCGTGGTGTCCCCGTGCGGCGGCGGGGTCGTGGCATGGGCGCCGTCCAGGCCCGTCTCGCGGATGATGGGCAGCAGGTCCCGCAGGTGCCCGCACATGTGGAAGATGACCAGCTTGCCGTGGGCGTGGCAGACATCTACGACCGCGCGTAGCTGTGGGAGGCTGTAGCGGCGATACAGCGCCGGGCTGATCATCGTGGAGCTGGTGTTCTCGACGGGGATGAGCGCCCGGGCGGGGCTACACCGGGCCACGATCTCCCATTCCTGCAGGCGGGCCTGCTGCATGGCGTCCAGCAGCGCCTCGACCTCCCGGGGGTAGTCCTGCCACAGCCCGTAAAAGGCGACGAGGCCCATGTCCAGCTCCAGCAACTGCTGCACCGGCGAGGGGGCGAGGGTGGGGATATACACGCCCTGATCGCCCAGGGCGGCCTCGGCGCGGGTGAAGCTCTCGCGGCTGGCGTGGGAGCGGTCACCGACCCCGACAGCATCGCGGTCGGTGACCGCTCCCACAGTCTCCTCCTCGTAGCGCGTCCCCTCCCACATGCGCCGCGCCACCTGCAGGTCCGCCCGCGTCTCGACCGGATGCTTGAGCGGATGACTCCGGCGCGTGCAGGAAGTCAGCTCCCCCCATGCGGTGCGGACGGTCGTCACCTCCGTGCCGTCGGGCTGGGTCGCGGTCTCCACCTCGTGTGGCGGCTCGACGCGCCGCGCCGGTGACACGACCTGCTGGTCGGCAGGGAGGCCATAGTTGCCGAACTGGAGAATGTCACAACCGATGTGGCGGTAGAAGTCCAGGACGGGGAGGCTCCGGACGGGCTCAGGCATGACCGAGCGCGTGAGACTGTCCACGAGCGTCGTCCAGCACAGTCGCGGCGGCGTCTCGTGGCGCAGGATGCTCTCGAGGCACTGACGGCCGGTCATTGCGCCCCTCCTGGGGGGAACTCCGCCCCGTCGCCATACGCTGAAGTACTGAGTCACGATCCTGCCGGGGACGGCCCGGGCTCGGCCGCCGCCGGCCTTGCGAGTGCAGCATGATTCGACAGGACGACCAGCCCGACCTCTCTCTCATCATTCCGGCGTACAACGAGGCGCAGCGCCTGCAGCCGAGCCTGGGGAAGATCCTGGCCTACCTGCGCGCGTGCGACTTCCGCGCCGAGGTCGTCATCGTGGATGACGGCAGCAGCGACGGGACGGGCGACCTCGCCCGCGAACTGCTGGAGGGGCGAACCGCCTACCGCATCCTGCGCAACGAGCCGAACCGGGGCAAGGCGCTATCGGTCAAGCGCGGGCTGCTGGAGGGCCATGGGCGCTACCTGCTCTTCTCGGACGCGGACCTCTCGACGCCCATCGAGGAGGCCGACAAGCTCCTGGCCGAGCTGCGGGCCGGGGCCGACGTCGCCATCGCCTCGCGGCAGCTACCGGGCTCGAAGCTGGCGGTGCACCAGCCCTGGTACCGCGAGATCGGCGGCCGGGCGTTCGGCAGGCTGAACCAGCTTGTGCTCCTCCCCGGTATTCCCGACAGCCAGTGTGGCTTCAAGGCCTTCACGCGCGAGGCCGCCCACCGCATCCTGGAGCACCAGAAGCTGGCCGGCTGGGCCTTCGACGCCGAACTGCTCTACATCGCCCGCAAGCTGGGCCTCAAGATCGCGCAGGTCCCGGTGACGTGGATCAACGACCCTAACAGCAAGGTGAAGATGCTGACGGACGGGATGAAGATGGTGCGCGACCTGCTGCGCGTCAAGCGCCTGCACCGGGACCTGTAGATGGCTACCGATCACTCCTCGCTGCCAGCGCCCATTCGCGAAGCCCGCATATTCGAGGAGCTGCTCCGGAACGCCCGCATCGAGCTGCCGGCCACCGGCCGCCTGGTCGGCAGGCTGGGTCTGGCGGGCAACTTCGCCGAGCAGGCCATCGCCCTGGGTGCACCCGCGCCGCCCGCCATCCCCGAAGACGCCGCGCAGATGCGCGCGCGGTACTTCACCTTCGGCGAGTACAGCCTCGCCCACACCACCCTCAACCACCCGTTGATCCTGCATCACGGCCTCGGCAGCCTCATCGAGCGTCTGCACTCCCTGGAACCCGAGCCAGACGAGCCGACGGACCCCATGCTGGCGGGCATGTCCATTGCGCTCTCGGCAGTGTGTCGCTGGATCGAGCGGCACTGGAAGGCGGCGCGCGCTGCGGCCGAGGCAGCCCGGGGCGACGAGCGGACGCGCCTGGAGAGCCTCGCCGAAGCCTGTCGGCTGATCGGTTGGTACCCGGCGCACTCCTTCCACGAGGCCCTGCAGGCCGTTCTCTTCATGCGCCTGGCGGTGGGCCTCTCCGAGCGCAGCCAGGCGTCACTGTCACTGGGCCGGCTGGATCAGGACCTGCTGCCCTTCTACCGCGACGACCTGGCAGCGGGGGTGCCCCAGCCGGAACTCGAGGAGTTGCTGGCCGACTTCTTCGTGGCGCTCAACGAGTTCGGCGACCCGGCCTCGACGGTGAACCTGGGCGGGGCGGATGCCGAGGGCCACGACCAGTGGAACGAGCTGTCTGACCTGATCCTGCGCACAGCGGTGCGACTGCAC
This region of bacterium genomic DNA includes:
- a CDS encoding glycosyltransferase family 2 protein; amino-acid sequence: MIRQDDQPDLSLIIPAYNEAQRLQPSLGKILAYLRACDFRAEVVIVDDGSSDGTGDLARELLEGRTAYRILRNEPNRGKALSVKRGLLEGHGRYLLFSDADLSTPIEEADKLLAELRAGADVAIASRQLPGSKLAVHQPWYREIGGRAFGRLNQLVLLPGIPDSQCGFKAFTREAAHRILEHQKLAGWAFDAELLYIARKLGLKIAQVPVTWINDPNSKVKMLTDGMKMVRDLLRVKRLHRDL